The Engystomops pustulosus chromosome 9, aEngPut4.maternal, whole genome shotgun sequence genome includes a window with the following:
- the GPR4 gene encoding G-protein coupled receptor 4: MANITPEACNVDSDLDSVLPPSLYAVVFVVGLPANLLALWAAWLQVQKGKELGVYLLNLSLSDLLLICALPPWTDYYLRRDVWGYGPGACRLFGFIFYTNLYVGAAFLSCVSADRYLAVAHPLRFPGARPIRSATAVSALVWVLELAANAPPLFRDAITRDRYNHTFCYESYPLSGKGDALANVGRVVAGFLLPWGIMLLCYAGLLRALRGSASCERREKRRVRRLALGLPCVALLCYGPYHALLLLRSLVFLIGGGSVAAGESCALEEQLFPAYHASLAMATLNCLADPALYCLACPGARGEVAKAIGRVVAWAMGKDRSGWRERGFDVRGGGGEEVGMVEMGERGGSSIV; the protein is encoded by the coding sequence ATGGCTAACATCACCCCCGAGGCTTGCAACGTGGACTCTGACCTGGACAGCGTGCTCCCTCCATCCCTGTATGCAGTGGTCTTCGTGGTGGGACTCCCGGCCAATCTTTTGGCTCTCTGGGCCGCCTGGCTACAGGTGCAGAAAGGAAAAGAACTTGGAGTCTACCTACTAAACCTGAGCCTGTCCGATCTGCTCCTTATTTGTGCCCTACCACCTTGGACAGACTATTACTTACGGAGAGATGTCTGGGGCTACGGGCCAGGGGCCTGTCGCCTCTTTGGTTTCATCTTCTATACTAATCTTTATGTGGGTGCTGCTTTCCTATCCTGTGTCTCGGCTGACCGTTACCTGGCTGTGGCCCATCCGTTGAGGTTCCCTGGTGCCAGGCCCATCCGCTCCGCCACTGCCGTCTCTGCACTGGTTTGGGTCCTAGAACTGGCAGCTAACGCCCCTCCGTTGTTCAGAGATGCCATCACCAGAGACCGCTACAACCATACTTTCTGCTACGAGAGTTACCCCCTATCTGGGAAGGGAGATGCACTAGCCAATGTGGGAAGGGTAGTAGCTGGATTTTTATTGCCTTGGGGGATAATGCTCTTATGTTATGCTGGGTTACTCCGGGCACTGCGGGGAAGTGCATCCTGTGAGCGTAGGGAGAAAAGACGGGTCCGTCGGCTGGCCCTGGGGCTCCCTTGTGTGGCCCTCCTGTGCTATGGGCCCTATCATGCCCTGCTGCTGCTACGTAGCCTGGTATTTCTGATTGgaggaggttctgtagcagcaggTGAAAGCTGTGCTCTGGAGGAGCAGTTGTTCCCAGCATACCATGCCTCTCTGGCCATGGCCACCCTAAACTGCCTGGCCGACCCTGCCCTTTACTGTCTGGCTTGCCCTGGTGCACGAGGAGAGGTGGCAAAAGCCATTGGCAGAGTGGTGGCCTGGGCAATGGGAAAAGACAGGAGTGGCTGGCGGGAAAGAGGCTTTGATGTCCGAGGGGGTGGAGGGGAGGAGGTGGGAATGGTGGAGATGGGGGAGAGAGGCGGCAGCTCCATCGTCTGA
- the VASP gene encoding LOW QUALITY PROTEIN: vasodilator-stimulated phosphoprotein (The sequence of the model RefSeq protein was modified relative to this genomic sequence to represent the inferred CDS: inserted 3 bases in 2 codons; substituted 2 bases at 2 genomic stop codons), whose amino-acid sequence MSSLETPVITARATVMVYEDASKKWINAGTGPTGHSRVQLYYSPGTQSYRVVGRKMADQQVVINCPLIHPRTEVQPATPNFHQWRDARQVWGLNFSSKEEAAQFAAGILQALDCLDTGTPWPNQNGPKMEEPEPPGGEPQAEPEHKVQSPVAPVTPPSAGPPAPPGPPPPPGPPPPPGGPPAPPGGPPAPPGGPPPPPGSGPPPAPPLPSGGGSAANGGXAAALAAAKLKKKTEDETGGSSPAVGXPPKPDLSRTSGGASAGGGGGGLMQEMNQMLARRXKEDDAAEXAPSPHCTQDDNDISSGRGQADPARRPWDRGSTTLPRMKSTASSQDVAPASEEPDSMERIKQELLDEMRKELQKVKEEIIEAFMQELRRSSTS is encoded by the exons atgtcatcact TGAGACCCCCGTCATCACAGCCAGGGCCACCGTCATGGTCTATGAGGATGCCAGTAAGAAATGGATCAATGCCGGGACCGGCCCAACTGGACACAGCCGAGTCCAGCTCTACTACAGTCCTGGGACCCAGAGCTACCGTGTGGTGGGGAGGAAGATGGCCGATCAGCAGGT TGTCATTAATTGTCCGCTCATCCATCCGAGGACTGAAGTACAACCAGCCACGCCCAATTTCCACCAGTGGCGCGATGCACGGCAGGTTTGGGGGCTGAACTTCAGCAGtaaggaggaggcggcacagttCGCTGCCGGGATACTTCAGGCTCTGGATTGTCTGGATACTG GTACTCCATGGCCCAATCAAAACGGACCCAAAATGGAGGAGCCTGAGCccccaggaggtga GCCACAGGCAGAACCGGAGCACAAAGTTCAGAGTCCAG TTGCTCCAGTCACCCCACCATCAGCTGGTCCTCCAGCACCTCCGGGACCACCTCCACCACCAGGACCACCACCGCCTCCTGGGGGTCCGCCAGCACCTCCTGGAGGTCCACCAGCTCCGCCCGGgggtccaccacctcctcctggcaGTGGACCACCTCCTGCTCCACCACTACCCTCAGGAGGAGGGTCTGCGGCAAATGGAG CTGCAGCAGCACTGGCTGCCGCCAAACTCAAAAA GAAGACGGAG GATGAGACAGGGGGCTCCTCTCCAGCGGTGGG ACCACCCAAGCCAGACCTTAGCCGCACCAGTGGAGGAGCATCggcaggaggtggaggtggaggactgATGCAGGAGATGAATCAGATGTTGGCTCGCAGGTGA AAAGAAGATGACGCAGCAGAGTGAGCGCCCAGCCCCCACTGCACTCAAGATGACAATGACATCAGCAGTGGGCGGGGCCAGGCTG ATCCAGCACGTCGACCATGGGACAGAGGAAGCACCACACTGCCGAG gatgAAATCTACAGCCAGCAGCCAGGACGTGGCCCCGGCCTCCGAAGAGCCAGACTCCATGGAGAGGATTAAGCAG GAATTATTGGATGAGATGAGGAAGGAGCTGCAgaaagtcaaggaggagatcatagAAG CTTTCATGCAGGAACTGCGCCGGAGCAGCACCTCGTGA
- the OPA3 gene encoding optic atrophy 3 protein, whose protein sequence is MVVGAFPIAKLLYLGIRQISKPLANRIKAGARRSEFFRTYICLPPAQVYHWVEMRTKMRIMGFRGATIKPLNEEAAAELGAELLGEATIFLIGGACLIAEYSRQATNTRRKEEELEARLSAMEAEIARLGLHTDELDARARAAERQQQVTK, encoded by the exons ATGGTGGTGGGCGCCTTTCCCATCGCGAAGCTCCTGTACCTGGGGATCCGGCAGATCAGTAAGCCGCTCGCCAACCGGATCAAGGCGGGAGCCCGGCGCAGCGAATTCTTCCGCACCTACATCTGCCTGCCGCCCGCTCAAG TGTACCATTGGGTGGAGATGCGAACCAAGATGAGGATCATGGGCTTCCGCGGCGCCACCATTAAGCCGTTAAATGAGGAGGCGGCAGCTGAACTTGGGGCGGAGCTTTTAGGAGAAGCCACTATTTTTTTAATTGGAGGAGCCTGCTTGATAGCGGAGTACTCACGGCAAGCCACAAACACTCGTCGtaaagaagaggagctggaggCCAGGCTGAGCGCCATGGAGGCAGAGATTGCACGATTAGGTCTCCATACAGACGAGCTGGACGCCCGTGCCCGCGCTGCAGAGAGGCAGCAGCAGGTGACAAAGTGA